A portion of the Achromobacter sp. MFA1 R4 genome contains these proteins:
- a CDS encoding MdtB/MuxB family multidrug efflux RND transporter permease subunit yields MSPSRLFILRPVATTLSMVAILIAGLIAYRFLPVSALPEVDYPTIQVVTLYPGASPDVMTSLVTSPLERQFGQMPGLNQMSSTSSGGASVITLQFNLTLPLDVAEQQVQAAINAASNLLPSDLPVPPTYNKVNPADAAVLTLAITSPTMPLPQVRDLVDTRVAQKLSQIPGVGLVSVAGGQRPAVRVQVNPQALAANGLSLSDLRTAIVGANVNQPKGNLDGPQRSTTINANDQLKSPTDYNSLIIAYKNGAPLRLADVARAVEGAEDTRQAAWAGDKPAILLNIQRQPGANVIDVVDRIQALMPQLRAALPATLDVAVVSDRTQTIRDSVADVQFEMLLAVGLVVMVTFIFLRSLTATLIPSVVVPLSLVGTFGIMYLAGFSINNLTLMALTIATGFVVDDAIVMIENIARHIEEGEKPMQAALKGASQIGFTLISLTLSLIAVLIPLLFMTEVVGRLFREFAITLAVAILISLVVSLTLTPMMCARLLRPESETRHGRFHQATGAFIDRVIAAYDRMLQVVLRHQTLTLVVAVATFALTVLLYLVVPKGFFPQQDTGLIQAITQAPQSISFAAMSERQQAAARLVLEDPDVQAVSSFIGVDGSNATLSAGRMQIALKPQAERSSDLRAVMARLQETLNRQDGLTVYMQPVQDLTIEDRVSRTQYQMTLSNPDLKVLSEWTPKLVDRLRSVPGLMDVTDDLQDDGLQTWVEIDRDAASRLGITAAVIDEALYNAFGQRLISTIFTQSNQYRVVLEVQPQFQMSPSALGQIHVPTSSGAQVPLSSVAHISEGRTVLAVNRLDQFPMVTVSFNLAPGASLSDAVQNIAAAEAEIGMPAGVETRFQGAALAFQNSLSSTLWLILAAVVTMYIVLGVLYESYIHPITILSTLPSAGVGALLALLISGTELDMIGIIGIILLIGIVKKNAIMMIDFALDAERKRGLSPREAIHEAALLRFRPILMTTLAALFGALPLMLSTGTGAELRQPLGLVMVGGLLLSQVLTLFTTPVIYLMFDRMSRRWRGAASAPAGDAR; encoded by the coding sequence GTGAGCCCGTCGCGCCTTTTCATCCTGCGCCCCGTGGCCACCACGCTGTCGATGGTGGCCATCCTGATCGCGGGCCTCATCGCCTACCGGTTCCTGCCCGTTTCCGCGTTGCCGGAAGTGGACTACCCGACCATCCAGGTCGTGACGCTGTACCCCGGGGCCAGTCCCGACGTGATGACCTCCCTGGTCACCTCGCCCCTGGAGCGGCAGTTCGGCCAGATGCCCGGCCTGAACCAGATGTCGTCCACCAGTTCGGGCGGCGCGTCGGTCATCACGCTGCAGTTCAACCTGACCCTGCCGCTGGACGTGGCCGAGCAGCAGGTGCAGGCGGCGATCAATGCCGCGTCCAACCTGCTGCCGTCCGACCTGCCGGTGCCGCCCACCTACAACAAGGTCAACCCCGCGGACGCGGCCGTGCTGACGCTGGCGATCACCTCGCCCACCATGCCGCTGCCGCAGGTGCGCGATCTGGTCGACACGCGCGTTGCGCAGAAGCTGTCGCAGATTCCCGGCGTGGGCCTGGTCAGCGTGGCGGGCGGCCAGCGGCCGGCCGTGCGGGTCCAGGTGAACCCGCAGGCGCTGGCGGCCAATGGCCTGTCGCTGTCGGACCTGCGCACCGCCATCGTCGGCGCCAACGTCAACCAGCCCAAGGGCAACCTGGACGGGCCGCAGCGCTCCACCACCATCAATGCCAATGACCAGCTCAAGTCGCCCACCGACTACAACAGCCTGATCATCGCGTACAAGAACGGCGCGCCGCTGCGCCTGGCCGACGTGGCGCGCGCCGTCGAAGGCGCGGAAGACACCCGGCAGGCCGCGTGGGCCGGCGACAAGCCCGCCATCCTGCTGAACATCCAGCGCCAGCCGGGGGCCAACGTGATCGACGTGGTCGACCGCATCCAGGCGCTGATGCCGCAACTGCGCGCCGCGCTGCCCGCCACGCTGGACGTGGCCGTGGTGTCCGACCGCACCCAGACCATCCGCGACTCCGTCGCCGACGTGCAGTTCGAGATGCTGCTGGCGGTGGGGCTGGTGGTCATGGTGACCTTCATCTTCCTGCGCAGCCTGACGGCCACGCTGATCCCCAGCGTCGTCGTGCCGCTGTCGCTGGTGGGCACCTTCGGGATCATGTATCTGGCGGGCTTTTCCATCAACAACCTGACGCTGATGGCGCTGACGATCGCCACGGGCTTCGTGGTGGACGACGCCATCGTCATGATCGAAAACATCGCGCGCCACATCGAAGAAGGCGAGAAGCCGATGCAGGCCGCGCTCAAGGGCGCCTCGCAGATCGGCTTCACGCTGATCTCGCTGACCCTGTCGCTGATCGCCGTGCTGATCCCGCTGCTCTTCATGACGGAGGTCGTGGGCCGGCTGTTCCGCGAATTCGCGATCACGCTGGCGGTGGCCATCCTGATTTCCCTAGTGGTGTCGCTGACCCTCACCCCCATGATGTGCGCGCGCCTGCTGCGCCCGGAATCCGAAACCCGGCACGGACGCTTTCACCAGGCCACGGGCGCCTTCATCGACCGCGTCATCGCCGCGTATGACCGCATGTTGCAGGTCGTGCTGCGCCATCAGACGCTGACCCTGGTGGTGGCGGTGGCCACGTTCGCGTTGACCGTGCTGCTGTACCTCGTGGTGCCCAAGGGCTTTTTCCCGCAGCAGGACACGGGCCTTATCCAGGCCATCACGCAGGCGCCGCAGTCCATCTCCTTTGCCGCCATGTCCGAGCGCCAGCAGGCCGCCGCCCGGCTGGTGCTGGAAGATCCCGACGTGCAGGCCGTGTCGTCGTTCATTGGCGTGGACGGCAGCAACGCCACGCTCAGCGCCGGCCGCATGCAGATCGCGCTGAAACCTCAGGCCGAGCGCAGCAGCGACCTGCGCGCCGTGATGGCCCGGCTGCAGGAGACCCTGAACCGCCAGGACGGCCTGACCGTCTACATGCAGCCGGTGCAGGACCTGACCATCGAAGACCGGGTTAGCCGCACGCAGTATCAGATGACCCTGTCCAATCCGGACCTCAAGGTCCTGAGCGAATGGACGCCCAAGCTGGTCGACCGCCTGCGCAGCGTGCCCGGGCTGATGGACGTCACCGACGACCTGCAGGACGACGGCCTGCAGACCTGGGTCGAGATCGACCGCGACGCGGCCTCGCGCCTGGGCATCACGGCCGCCGTCATCGACGAGGCGCTCTACAACGCCTTCGGGCAGCGGCTGATTTCCACGATCTTCACGCAGTCCAACCAGTACCGGGTGGTGCTGGAGGTGCAGCCGCAGTTCCAGATGTCGCCCAGCGCGTTGGGCCAGATCCACGTGCCCACGTCCTCGGGGGCGCAGGTGCCGCTGTCGTCCGTGGCGCACATCAGCGAAGGCAGGACGGTGCTGGCCGTCAACCGGCTCGACCAGTTCCCCATGGTGACGGTGTCGTTCAACCTGGCGCCGGGCGCGTCGCTGTCCGATGCGGTGCAGAACATCGCGGCGGCCGAGGCCGAAATCGGCATGCCGGCCGGGGTGGAAACGCGCTTCCAGGGCGCGGCGCTGGCGTTCCAGAATTCGCTGTCCAGCACGCTGTGGCTGATCCTGGCCGCCGTGGTCACGATGTACATCGTGCTGGGCGTGCTGTACGAAAGCTACATCCATCCCATCACCATCCTGTCCACGCTGCCGTCCGCGGGCGTGGGGGCGCTGCTGGCGCTGCTGATCAGCGGCACCGAGCTCGACATGATCGGCATCATCGGGATCATCCTGCTGATCGGCATCGTCAAGAAAAACGCCATCATGATGATCGACTTCGCGCTGGACGCCGAGCGCAAGCGCGGCCTGTCGCCCCGCGAGGCCATCCACGAGGCCGCGCTGCTGCGCTTTCGGCCGATTCTCATGACCACACTGGCCGCGCTGTTCGGCGCGTTGCCGCTGATGCTGTCCACCGGCACGGGCGCTGAATTGCGCCAGCCGCTGGGCCTGGTCATGGTGGGCGGCCTGTTGCTGTCGCAGGTGCTGACGCTGTTCACCACCCCCGTCATCTACCTGATGTTCGACCGCATGTCGCGCCGCTGGCGCGGCGCCGCGTCGGCGCCCGCCGGAGACGCCCGATGA